In Caloramator sp. E03, the sequence AAAAGAATAAGCTATTTTTATAGTTTAATATTTCTTCCTTAAGTTCCTTTAGTATCTTTACATCATTTTTGGAAACCGTTATAATGTAATTTTTGCCAAGATATATGTTAAATTCATCAGGCTTTACTACTCCATTCTCATATTTTAATGAGTTTAAAACAAGAAATGTATAATTATCATAAAAATCCACCTTTGCAAACTGACTTATGCTTTCACATTCACATAAGGTATCATATTCAAATGAAAAAAGGCTTTGATTTATTTCCCTTAATTCCTTCGGATTTAAATCAATCCAGTAAAAGCATTTATCATCAAAATTAATATTTTTGTAATCGATCTCATTAATTTCCTCATCAATTGAATATACATTCATTAAATATCACCAATTTTAATTATTCCCTTTTCAGTTACCAAATAATCCATTTTTATATCATGTTCATCATGAAATACATCATCAATTAATTGAAAGCCATAACATACACCTATTTTTATTCCATCATAGTCCTTTAAATACCTATCATAATATCCAGCTCCATATCCTATCCTGAATCCTTTATAATCAAAAGCAACTCCTGGAACAAAAACAATATCTATATCGTTTTTATCTATAATCTTAGTATCATTAGGCTCTAATGTACCATAAGTACCAATAGAAAGCCCATTCATATCATTTATAGAACAGGCAATGATTTGCCCTATATCCTTTAAAGTCTTTGGCAAAGCTACCACTTTTAAATCCTCTAATGCCTTTATTATTATCTTTTTAGTTCTAACCTCACTTTTTATGCTGCTATAAAGCATTACAACTTTCGAATCTTTAAATATCTGCCAATCAAATATATTATCAGTTATTTTAGTACTAATCTCATCTAAAATTTTTTCATCATAGCTGTTCCTTAATAATATCATATTCTTTCTTATTTCTTTTTTCATATATGACTTCTCCATGCTTAGTGTTTGTGCT encodes:
- a CDS encoding 5-formyltetrahydrofolate cyclo-ligase is translated as MKKEIRKNMILLRNSYDEKILDEISTKITDNIFDWQIFKDSKVVMLYSSIKSEVRTKKIIIKALEDLKVVALPKTLKDIGQIIACSINDMNGLSIGTYGTLEPNDTKIIDKNDIDIVFVPGVAFDYKGFRIGYGAGYYDRYLKDYDGIKIGVCYGFQLIDDVFHDEHDIKMDYLVTEKGIIKIGDI